In Anaeromicrobium sediminis, one DNA window encodes the following:
- a CDS encoding diguanylate cyclase, with translation MYKKNIKGILNNLGFKVGTYMLLVAIVPLMIYLILNNIVISKYFLEIEQTSIMSKTQKANKIFQSEALDLEELAKDSGVWDVFYEKIEEKDIEWFKGDYSGWLPHVFNIDLILIANKNREIMDQYGLKYRNDSQLFADNTISSILKGDYDEKKNYPHGIKRYNGNLYIIGTSPVLLSDYGGPSRGVVVFGKKITPKFLQDIKDKFGYHIFFSYGNEFVSNTEISKYIEEHFHTISKSNNKKTIELGKSKIVGSIPIKDISDEKVGHLYILESRDIFLSTLSLIRKNALWIFILSCSLSLFLGIKLKNIIVNPMKDLENQINKMTEKGSLIDVKTKGTNEFINLSINLGKTLNQMADSIYRHKKENKNLRMISNTDGLTSLYNHRYFYECFNKKITEGRRPITVLFCDIDKFKLINDIHGHIIGDMILKEVGNIINKSVQGNDLIFRYGGEEFAVLLDNYTSEESFGIAEEIRINIVRSRILQKYSGDLPVTISIGLASYPTDSLDAKDLIEKADKALYFAKQNGRNQCCIYKEEINEVLLENSAEFAKQEILIDSALAIGAAIDAKDVYTGKHSELVTKYSLLLAEKLQLSVQDKYVIRIGALLHDCGKIGIPDDIIHKPNRLTEEEFNIIKNHTILGNNIAKHFVKNPAIIACVRNHHERWDGKGYPDGLSGESIPIHARIVCIADAYHAMVSNRPYRKSLSKDVAFEELRNNKGTQFDPELVDIFIKTVQEDLL, from the coding sequence ATGTATAAAAAAAATATTAAGGGAATATTAAATAACTTAGGATTTAAAGTTGGAACTTATATGTTATTGGTTGCAATTGTGCCATTGATGATTTACTTAATCTTGAATAATATAGTTATTTCTAAGTATTTTTTAGAAATAGAGCAGACAAGCATAATGTCTAAAACACAGAAGGCAAATAAAATTTTTCAATCAGAGGCATTAGATTTAGAAGAACTAGCAAAAGATAGTGGTGTATGGGATGTTTTTTATGAAAAAATAGAAGAAAAAGACATTGAATGGTTTAAAGGAGATTATTCGGGGTGGCTCCCACATGTTTTTAATATAGATTTGATACTCATAGCTAATAAGAATAGAGAAATTATGGACCAATATGGATTAAAATATAGGAACGATTCACAATTATTTGCAGATAATACAATTAGTAGTATATTAAAGGGAGATTACGATGAAAAGAAGAATTACCCTCATGGGATAAAGAGGTATAATGGAAATCTATACATTATAGGAACTTCACCTGTTCTTCTTTCAGATTATGGAGGACCCTCCAGAGGGGTAGTTGTTTTTGGAAAAAAAATTACTCCTAAATTTCTTCAAGATATAAAGGACAAGTTTGGATACCATATCTTTTTTTCCTATGGTAATGAATTTGTTTCAAATACAGAAATCAGTAAATACATAGAAGAGCATTTTCATACAATTAGTAAATCAAATAATAAAAAAACAATTGAGTTAGGAAAATCTAAGATTGTTGGAAGCATTCCAATTAAGGATATTTCTGACGAGAAGGTAGGTCATCTTTATATTCTTGAATCCAGGGATATATTTTTGTCCACACTTAGTTTAATACGAAAGAATGCTCTTTGGATTTTCATTTTATCTTGCAGTTTAAGTCTATTCTTAGGTATTAAGTTAAAAAATATAATTGTTAACCCTATGAAAGATCTAGAAAATCAAATTAATAAAATGACAGAGAAAGGCTCACTTATAGATGTAAAAACAAAAGGAACAAATGAATTTATTAATCTTTCTATTAATCTTGGGAAAACCTTAAATCAAATGGCTGATAGTATTTACCGCCATAAAAAAGAGAACAAAAATCTCAGGATGATTTCCAACACAGATGGACTGACTTCATTATATAATCATAGATATTTCTATGAATGTTTTAATAAGAAAATAACAGAAGGGCGTAGACCAATAACTGTTTTATTTTGTGATATTGACAAATTTAAATTAATAAATGATATTCATGGACACATTATTGGGGATATGATTTTGAAAGAAGTTGGAAATATTATCAATAAATCAGTACAAGGAAATGATTTAATTTTTAGATATGGGGGAGAAGAGTTTGCCGTATTATTGGATAATTATACTTCAGAAGAATCTTTTGGTATAGCAGAAGAGATTAGAATTAATATTGTAAGATCTAGAATACTTCAAAAGTATTCTGGAGATTTACCAGTTACCATTAGTATTGGTTTGGCATCCTATCCTACTGATTCATTAGATGCAAAGGATTTGATTGAAAAAGCTGACAAGGCCCTGTATTTTGCAAAACAAAATGGTCGTAATCAATGTTGTATCTATAAGGAAGAGATAAATGAAGTATTACTAGAAAATTCTGCTGAGTTTGCAAAGCAAGAAATCTTGATAGACTCTGCATTGGCCATAGGTGCAGCCATTGATGCTAAGGACGTATATACAGGTAAACATTCCGAGCTGGTGACAAAATATTCACTTTTACTTGCTGAAAAACTTCAGTTGTCAGTACAGGACAAGTATGTGATAAGAATAGGTGCATTATTGCATGACTGCGGAAAAATAGGAATTCCTGATGATATTATTCACAAACCAAACAGACTAACCGAAGAAGAGTTTAATATAATCAAAAATCATACTATACTAGGAAATAATATTGCAAAACATTTTGTAAAAAATCCAGCAATTATTGCTTGTGTTAGAAACCATCACGAAAGATGGGATGGAAAGGGATATCCCGATGGACTGTCAGGTGAGAGCATTCCTATACATGCTAGAATAGTGTGTATTGCAGATGCATACCATGCCATGGTATCTAATCGTCCATATAGAAAATCCTTGTCTAAAGATGTAGCCTTTGAAGAATTAAGAAATAACAAGGGAACTCAATTTGATCCTGAATTAGTAGATATATTTATTAAAACAGTACAGGAAGATTTACTTTAG
- a CDS encoding diguanylate cyclase domain-containing protein produces MKSKFLYILPIFILCIFIFILGNIHAEESQSKYNIKEIRVIADEDFPPYIFRDEKGNLKGILVDQWGLWSRKTGIEVKIHAMNWKRAQRLMREGQYDVIDTIFKNEERKKIYYFSNPYADIEVSIFFNKNISGITDIKSLKGLKIGIKKADSNISLLEEEGITEYVEFDTYESIIKAAKNNEINAFIMGKPAGMYYMYKYNMQRDFRYTHPQHIGNFHRAVKKEDIHILNAINEGFSQINKLEYEQIYNKWFGFEYRSPELVLYIKLFISGVLIIGFVLIIWSITLKKAVEEKTLELTNTVDKLQRSENRINAIFKALPDLFFILNRKGIFIDYQVNDPKKLEYGPEKFLGKSVSQVFHKDLAQKLMVPIKESIRSGNTQMVEYTLGQGEDIQYFEARIIKYDRDEALAIIRDITERKLSDMKIYNMSIRDAMTGLYNRNYFEREMEIRNGQNNLNQSVIICDLDGLKFINDTLGHATGDEYLRIATDIIKFCFEKKNTVIARIGGDEFGILMKDISEEDVLKTKYKLKELLEDINRNKVIPISISFGYSISQGNKRDLKEMFKEADTFMYKEKLHHKQSSKSDLVNVLMKMLETRDFITEGHCDRLQILSAKLAKAVGMTDSKIQDILLFSKFHDIGKIGVSDRVLFKPGKLTEEEFEEMKRHTEIGYRIAQSCPDIAHLADWILKHHEWWNGEGYPFCLKRDKIPIECRILSIVDAYDAMTSDRPYRKALSKEKAIDELKRCSRVQFDPYLVEKFLNIL; encoded by the coding sequence ATGAAATCAAAATTTTTATATATTTTACCTATATTCATCTTATGCATATTCATATTTATACTGGGAAACATCCATGCAGAAGAATCACAGTCTAAGTATAATATAAAAGAAATACGAGTTATTGCAGATGAAGACTTTCCTCCATATATTTTTAGGGATGAAAAGGGAAATTTAAAGGGCATACTTGTGGATCAGTGGGGTCTGTGGAGCAGGAAAACTGGAATTGAAGTAAAGATACATGCTATGAATTGGAAACGTGCACAAAGGCTCATGAGAGAAGGACAGTATGATGTTATAGATACTATATTTAAGAATGAAGAGAGAAAAAAGATTTATTATTTTTCAAATCCATATGCAGATATTGAAGTATCAATATTTTTTAATAAAAATATATCAGGAATAACGGATATTAAGTCTTTAAAGGGTCTTAAGATTGGGATAAAAAAGGCAGATAGTAATATTAGTCTATTAGAAGAAGAGGGGATTACTGAATATGTAGAATTTGATACCTATGAATCCATTATAAAGGCTGCCAAAAACAATGAAATTAATGCTTTTATAATGGGAAAGCCTGCAGGGATGTACTATATGTATAAGTATAATATGCAGAGGGATTTTAGATATACTCACCCCCAACATATAGGAAATTTTCACCGAGCTGTGAAAAAAGAGGATATACATATTTTAAATGCTATTAATGAGGGCTTTTCTCAAATAAATAAATTGGAGTACGAACAAATCTATAATAAGTGGTTTGGATTTGAATATAGGAGTCCAGAACTTGTTCTTTATATAAAGCTTTTTATTAGTGGCGTTTTAATTATAGGATTTGTTTTAATTATTTGGAGTATTACATTGAAAAAAGCAGTTGAAGAAAAGACGTTAGAGCTTACAAACACTGTAGATAAGCTTCAGAGAAGTGAAAATCGAATCAATGCCATTTTTAAAGCGTTGCCGGATTTATTTTTCATACTAAACCGTAAAGGTATTTTTATTGATTATCAGGTAAATGATCCTAAAAAATTAGAGTATGGACCAGAGAAATTTTTAGGTAAATCCGTTTCACAAGTATTTCATAAGGACCTTGCACAAAAACTTATGGTTCCTATAAAAGAGAGCATTAGGTCAGGCAATACTCAAATGGTAGAATATACATTAGGACAAGGAGAAGATATACAATATTTTGAAGCAAGGATTATAAAATATGATAGGGACGAGGCCCTTGCTATCATTAGAGATATAACAGAAAGGAAGCTTTCTGATATGAAGATATATAATATGAGCATAAGGGATGCCATGACGGGACTTTATAATAGAAACTATTTTGAAAGAGAAATGGAAATAAGAAATGGTCAGAATAATTTAAATCAATCTGTAATAATATGTGATCTAGATGGATTAAAGTTTATAAATGATACTTTAGGACATGCAACTGGAGATGAATATTTAAGAATAGCTACAGACATTATAAAATTTTGCTTTGAAAAGAAAAATACTGTAATAGCTAGGATTGGTGGGGACGAGTTTGGAATCTTAATGAAGGATATATCGGAAGAGGATGTACTGAAGACAAAATATAAACTAAAAGAATTGTTAGAAGACATTAATAGGAACAAGGTAATCCCTATAAGCATTTCCTTTGGATATTCTATTTCACAGGGGAATAAGAGGGATTTAAAAGAAATGTTTAAGGAAGCAGATACCTTTATGTATAAGGAAAAACTTCACCATAAGCAAAGTTCAAAGAGCGATCTTGTGAATGTTCTTATGAAAATGCTTGAAACAAGGGATTTTATTACGGAAGGTCATTGTGATAGACTTCAAATACTGTCAGCAAAGCTTGCTAAGGCAGTTGGTATGACAGACAGTAAAATTCAAGATATTTTACTTTTTTCTAAATTTCATGATATAGGTAAAATTGGTGTTTCAGATAGGGTGCTTTTTAAGCCAGGAAAACTCACAGAAGAAGAATTTGAAGAAATGAAGAGACATACTGAAATCGGTTATAGAATTGCTCAATCTTGTCCAGATATTGCACATCTAGCTGATTGGATATTGAAGCATCATGAGTGGTGGAATGGAGAAGGATACCCCTTTTGTTTAAAGAGGGATAAAATCCCTATAGAATGTAGAATTCTTTCAATTGTAGATGCATATGATGCCATGACAAGCGACAGACCTTATAGGAAGGCTTTAAGTAAAGAGAAAGCAATAGATGAATTAAAGCGCTGTAGCAGAGTTCAATTTGACCCATATTTAGTAGAGAAGTTTTTAAACATATTATAA
- a CDS encoding copper amine oxidase N-terminal domain-containing protein — translation MKKILSALMITAVLMTGNVFADTPEVMPISAPIEKEVSKEEPIPTLYEEVKAEDKVKMVKFEANAQEIDGVMMVPLRSTLEKAGYTLKWHEDTHSVDISKGNQWTNIKIGKNLYFFNRVAPFQLSKEPVIIDGRTLVPAEFFNAILNLGLEIIDGKLIISDEMVAVHRGYVQEIKNDENGNMSITISSQEVPKDEFDKKIIHLSSDNTYVNTKVEKGLFVNVITPPIMTMSIPAQTSGVIVY, via the coding sequence ATGAAAAAAATATTATCAGCTTTAATGATTACAGCAGTATTAATGACAGGGAATGTATTTGCAGATACACCAGAGGTAATGCCAATATCTGCACCTATTGAGAAAGAAGTTTCAAAAGAAGAACCTATTCCTACTTTATATGAAGAAGTAAAGGCAGAAGATAAAGTTAAAATGGTTAAATTTGAAGCAAATGCTCAAGAAATTGATGGGGTAATGATGGTTCCTTTAAGAAGTACATTAGAGAAAGCTGGATACACATTAAAATGGCATGAAGACACTCATTCAGTAGATATTTCAAAAGGTAACCAATGGACAAATATAAAGATAGGAAAAAATCTTTATTTCTTCAATAGAGTGGCTCCATTTCAATTAAGTAAAGAGCCAGTAATAATTGATGGAAGAACTTTAGTTCCTGCTGAGTTCTTTAATGCCATATTGAACTTAGGATTAGAAATTATAGATGGAAAATTAATTATAAGCGATGAAATGGTAGCTGTACATAGAGGATATGTTCAAGAAATTAAAAATGATGAAAATGGAAATATGAGTATAACTATTTCATCTCAAGAAGTTCCAAAAGATGAATTTGATAAAAAAATTATCCATTTATCAAGTGATAATACTTATGTAAATACGAAGGTAGAAAAAGGTTTATTTGTTAACGTTATAACACCACCAATAATGACTATGAGCATCCCAGCTCAAACATCTGGGGTTATTGTATACTAA
- a CDS encoding prolipoprotein diacylglyceryl transferase family protein, translating into MRSKMSPFFFSYKSITITWFMFITTVAIFISYFIAGSLAKEHEQDKNKIEDIFMITLVSGLIGARLTYVLMNMDLYRENMFDILKMSHYNLSFMGGIIVGLVILGICSLKYKIPLEKLLRIFITPFYFSMAIGVWTFMFDKLSLPLNHMKNGQRGILYLSIMFIIGIIIELNLPKKSNYKFVSSIIACLLILLYYKIL; encoded by the coding sequence TTGAGAAGTAAGATGAGCCCATTTTTCTTCTCTTATAAATCAATAACTATAACATGGTTTATGTTTATAACTACGGTAGCTATTTTCATAAGTTATTTTATAGCAGGCTCATTAGCTAAGGAACATGAGCAAGATAAAAATAAAATAGAAGACATATTCATGATTACATTAGTCAGTGGACTTATTGGAGCTAGACTTACCTATGTACTAATGAACATGGACTTATATAGGGAGAATATGTTTGACATATTAAAAATGTCCCATTACAATCTTTCATTCATGGGAGGAATAATAGTAGGATTAGTGATATTAGGAATTTGTTCTTTAAAATATAAAATTCCATTAGAAAAATTATTAAGAATTTTTATCACACCCTTTTATTTTTCCATGGCCATAGGAGTATGGACATTCATGTTTGATAAACTTTCTTTGCCTTTAAATCATATGAAAAATGGCCAAAGGGGAATTTTATATTTATCTATCATGTTTATAATTGGTATCATAATAGAATTGAATTTACCAAAGAAAAGTAATTATAAGTTTGTATCAAGTATAATAGCTTGTTTACTAATACTTTTATATTATAAAATATTATAG